Proteins encoded within one genomic window of Macrobrachium nipponense isolate FS-2020 chromosome 9, ASM1510439v2, whole genome shotgun sequence:
- the LOC135218151 gene encoding trichohyalin-like, with product MLPKLLVKYIIGRGFPRNYMITLEGVCQKVVLVVADVFWAGYSLLFRLGRKWKAIAGDGGRDKGALSNRKDPKKRMVEEDGGRDKGALSNGKDTKRRMVEEDGGRDKGALSNRKDFRRMVEELNKLKEHVEHVEEKQSYQRNENKKLRRQLEVCLGRQLELEDGLKEVNVRLESLVEQRSKQDRLKDWLKRDNNKDLESSTIFFTGYSCSNIEGIVHVWQCHSQPERWVLRLLSDMNVHLVKLRSAELKEQRRKRRVAQRKGIAQFTLMWEDIINENQEKKRDTWLEPPSTDQEGLTSSMEEILLGKILKVLEDEVLKENFQEDLDEIVEELEKILEERQAIRKDKKRWDKRAFRILKLEREQRKAKRRMRKKLKSEKRQEEWMQQKNPEEDWISNAARDLKRKKKEMKDRRKAYQKERERQIKSRIFRAWNEIKAEKHAEKEWREKELLPIIEVEKDLRRKHRDWKRKFKEDFQLEEEKKKAQRKEKGAMKRREFRSRIIQEAEEREERRKLARERRRQALWEILKRKKDPARKSKEVSQPSMISKKGSNQSVKGSPLREYEHITEKQEKSEFKRSQGNEGEGTPLRLVQKGNKWQLWRKVGRPDDKL from the coding sequence ATGTTACCAAAATTACTTGTTAAATATATCATCGGACGTGGATTTCCACGGAATTATATGATTACACTGGAAGGGGTCTGCCAGaaagttgttcttgttgtggcCGACGTCTTCTGGGCTGGATATAGTTTGCTTTTCCGTTTGGGCCGGAAATGGAAAGCAATAGCAGGAGATGGTGGGCGTGATAAAGGTGCCCTCTCGAATAGGAAGGACCCCAAGAAAAGAATGGTGGAGGAAGATGGTGGGCGGGATAAAGGCGCCCTCTCGAATGGGAAGGACACGAAGAGAAGAATGGTGGAGGAAGATGGTGGGCGGGATAAAGGCGCCCTCTCAAATAGGAAGGACTTCAGAAGAATGGTGGAGGAATTGAACAAACTGAAAGAGCATGTCGAACACGTCGAGGAGAAGCAGAGTTACCAGAGAAATGAGAACAAGAAGCTGCGAAGGCAGCTCGAGGTATGCCTGGGGCGCCAACTTGAGTTGGAGGATGGACTAAAGGAGGTGAATGTAAGACTGGAGAGCCTTGTGGAACAAAGATCCAAACAGGATCGTCTCAAGGACTGGCTCAAGAGAGACAACAACAAAGACTTGGAGTCCTCCACCATCTTCTTCACGGGATATTCATGCAGTAACATAGAGGGCATTGTCCATGTTTGGCAATGCCATTCGCAACCAGAGAGGTGGGTACTGAGGCTACTCTCTGATATGAATGTACACCTGGTCAAACTGCGTTCTGCCGAACTGAAGGAGCAGAGGCGTAAAAGGAGGGTAGCTCAGAGGAAAGGAATCGCACAGTTTACTCTCATGTGGGAAGATATCATAAATGAGAAtcaggagaagaagagagacacATGGCTTGAACCACCGAGCACAGACCAGGAAGGATTGACATCATCTATGGAGGAGATCCTTCTCGGAAAAATACTTAAGGTCCTGGAAGACGAAGTTTTGAAGGAAAACTTTCAAGAGGACCTCGATGAAATCGTCGAGGAGCTGGAAAAAATCCTCGAGGAAAGACAGGCTATTAGGAAAGATAAAAAACGTTGGGACAAACGTGCGTTTAGAATCCTCAAGCTGGAACGTGAGCAGCGAAAGGCCAAAAGAAGgatgaggaaaaaattaaaatcagaaaAGCGACAAGAGGAGTGGATGCAACAGAAGAACCCTGAAGAAGACTGGATCAGCAATGCAGCGAGGGACTTAAAGCGGAAGAAAAAAGAGATGAAGGACCGCAGGAAGGCTTACCAGAAGGAACGAGAGCGACAAATAAAGTCTCGAATATTTAGAGCTTGGAATGAAATTAAAGCTGAAAAGCACGCTGAGAAAGAATGGAGAGAGAAGGAACTCCTCCCTATTATAGAAGTTGAGAAGGACCTGAGGAGAAAACACCGAGACTGGAAAAGGAAGTTCAAGGAAGACTTCCAGCTtgaagaggagaaaaagaaggcTCAGAGGAAGGAAAAGGGAGCCATGAAAAGGAGAGAGTTCAGATCTAGAATAATACAAGAAGCcgaggaaagagaagaaagaaggaaattagcCAGGGAGAGGCGACGGCAAGCCTTGTGGGAGATCTTGAAGAGGAAGAAAGACCCGGCAAGGAAGAGCAAAGAAGTCTCCCAGCCATCCATGATCTCAAAGAAAGGTTCCAACCAAAGCGTAAAGGGTTCACCTTTAAGGGAATATGAACACATTACAGAGAAACAGGAGAAGTCTGAGTTCAAGAGGAGCCAAGGGAACGAGGGAGAAGGAACGCCGCTTAGGCTTGTACAGAAGGGGAACAAATGGCAGCTATGGAGGAAGGTGGGAAGACCAGATGACAAATTATAG